Below is a genomic region from Miscanthus floridulus cultivar M001 chromosome 1, ASM1932011v1, whole genome shotgun sequence.
TGAGTGATCCTACTTGCCTCATGTGTGCTGAACATGAATCAATCAATCATCTGTTCTTTGGGTGTTGTTTTGCCAAATTGATTTGGGAATGTGTCTCTGAATGCCTGGGTATAGATTTTGAATTTGTAGCTCGTTTTTGGGTAGCTCATAAGAAACATATAGTGACAAATACTGTTTCATCGGCTGTCTTATGGTCACTTTGGAAATTTCGAAATGAACTGTGCTTTCAGGGTCGCGTCTGGATGGGATTAAAGGATGTTTTTATTCAAGATTGCCAAGATGCTAAATGGATGGGTGTCGATGATGAAGCGAGAGGTGGGGGAAGCTATCGAGCAAGTGGTGACCAAGCTGGAGTTAAAAGCATCATCGCCGCCTCTACTGATGTGGATCAGCCTGGGGAGTTTGTCATCAAGGTTGGATCCATTGGATGCGCGGCATATGTTGCAGTTTCAAATTGGAATGAAGTCAGGAGGCCGAGCGCGGTCCAGTACCTGGGTGTTGATTCTTTATCGTCAAACACTGGTGGTTGTAGCCATGAGGCTAGTTTGTAAGGCGTATGCGCCAAATCACAGAACTTAAACGCTCAAACGCTTGTTTGCTTTTTGGAATATAAAAGCAGGGGAAACCTATTAttctaaaaaaaaattgtttggtAAATTGGTGATGAGATAGCACGTATGAAGGATGGAGAAAGTAAGATATCTGCTGCTGTTTGGTGCTGGTGGTTTTGGGCCATGCCCGAGCTGTCATTCTTGTGGAGTTTGGGGCAGCTGGGCTCATGCGCTGGCAGCTGCTGCTGTGGTCGCTGGGCCGGCCCGTCGTCGCGGCCGCGTGGGCCTTGGCGCATGGGGGCGCTGCTAGCTGCTGCAGCTGGGCCAGCGGTGCATGTGAGGCAGCAGGCCGGTCCGTCAAACCGCGGAGGGAGCTGAGGACCGACTGCCGCCGCGTCTGGCTCGCTACTTCGCGTGAAAGGAAGCTGCTCGTTGACTTTTGCATCCAACCGTGTGAGAGAAGGAGCATGCGGGGCCCGCTCCGGAAAAGGGCGGCCGGTTGGCTCCTGCCATCTGCATGTGGGCATGCGTGTGACCAAGATAGAGAGAAAGCGCAGGAGCCCAGGAAGCCAGGGTGCCAGGCCCATGTAAAGGCCCAGTAAGTGGCGGagtattacaaaaaaaaaaaaaaggtatccAACCCTAATTCCCCAATCCTCCGGCCGTTGCGCCGCGCGCGGTGTCGGCAGCCGGCGTCTCGCGGAGGCCGCAGCCAGCAGCTCGCCCGTCATCGACTCGTCGGAGTCGGAGCCTTGGAAGCTCGGATCCGCGGCCTGTCCTCCTGTGGCCAGCAGGCAGCAGCTCGCGGGGCCAGCAGGCATCGACCCGGTGGATTCGGAGAcggcctcctctcctcctcctcctcctcccctgcaCAGACCACTCGTTTCCTCCACAAAGAGGGAGGAACAAGGGAAGGGCGCGCGTGGTGGGTGTCGCCCCCCCGATCTGCCTCCGCTCCTCCGCGCCTGCGAATCTACCAACGCTAACTCAGGTGCCTCCACATTAGCCCCTCAACACTGTTTCGTGTTTCTTTTCGATTTGGGTACGGTGTGTGAAATTGCTGCGTGATTTTGGGGACTAATGGTGGTGGATTGGGGATAGGACAGGCGGGCTCGGCGTTTGATTTCTTGCCGAGACGCGCTCCAAGCAAGCTTGAAACGAGTCGAACTAGCTTGCGTCTCGAGCCTTTTGGACAGTCCTGTCCGGCGCTCTACATACTCCGTCCCATTCTTCCAACAAGTCAAGATGTCCTCACCAGCGCCAGCAGGTAGGACAgctgttctttctctctctcccatttACTGTTGAATTAAGGCCAAAAGATCCTACCAAGTGGCGCTGCTAATTTTGAATCTTCACTCATCTACAACATAACTGTTCTTTCATTCATTCGATCTCTTGCAAGAGAAGTTAGTTACAAATCTTGCACTCCGATCCTTTGCAACTAGCTAGCTTTGTTCTTAATTTCATTGATCCTtttgcaagttttttttttttttttttttttttttttttttttggtttctgGTTAACCGCTTCTTTTTGCTCTTGTTTGCTTACCAAGGTGATTCGCCGCAATCGCCGACGCTGGAACAGCGCGTGTACGACAAACACCGCGGTTCGGTAGTCCACTTGGTGGCCGAGCGGGCTACCAAAGAAGGCTGGAAAGTTGGCTCTGGAACTGGCTTTATTGTTCACAACGATGGAACGTCGTGCTTGGTATTAACCTGTGCCCACCTAATCAAGGAGAGTAAGCGACTGTCCGTTCGGTTTGGTGCGGATCGTATCGCCTCTGCTCGATTGGTGCACGTCTCAGAACCCGTTGATCTTGCTCTGCTCCGTGTCCAAGGGGCGTCTGTCTGCACTCCTCTAGAATTCTCCGATGAAGCTGATTTGTCTGGGAAGGAGGTTGTCGTGATGGGATTCATTGGACTTGACAAGAGCTCCATATGTATTGATCCGGGAACATCGCGCGGCCACATACTGTAATTAACGAGAGCCTTTCTTTCTTTCACCCTCGTTTCTTTATGAAACtacatatgtatgtatgtatgttcaATGCGAAGCTTTGTTAATTAATGTACATGCTGATGCAAACCTACTACTCCTAGGTAACTAATGCTGTTTGCCACTGTCGGTCTGTTTTACAACATGCATGTGTAGGGGCGAAGCAGTGGTTACTCGAACGGGTTCTGGTGATCTACTGGAATTCTTCACTACCAATTTGTCGGCGGCGAAAGGCATGTCAGGCTCACCGGTCTTCCTGGAGGATAATGTGGCTGGCGTCCTATTCGGTAATGATGCTGCGCTTATCAATGTGCTCACCGTGGCAAGTGTAAAGGCGGCGATGAAGACATGGGCGCGCCGTAAGCAAGTACGTACGGCTTCAGAATTAAGGATCAGGATCATATATATGCAATTACACATATTGTTTTTAGAGTTGATTTAGAGTGTAACATTTTCCCCCTTTTTTTAACGTCTGTTAATTAGGTGCCAGAGATGACAATCAGGGATATGCTCCAGGTTATTGCAGAAAAGCTAAGTCGTCCTAACTAGGAGAGTATCTGTAGCATGTATGGCAGCATACGTTTGGTGCGGCGGAGGTAATGATCCCTTTTACAAACAAACCCCTTCTTTTTGCTCTTCTAATTGTAATTAGTGTCATCATCTATAGAGACCATGCATTTTATTTTTCAGAAACAGTATTACTGGTCATGGTGGATatcgatgaaggacttggcaaGGAGCAGCAACACGTACCAGAAGCTGTCTAGAGTGCACTATAACTATCTTTAAGCCCTATCTATTAGGTGTCAGTTTAGCAAGCTAATTCGTACATGTAACTTAGATTGCATTTCGTTTACGTGAACTGCCCAATTCGCCAGCTTATCAATTTGGTACTTGCTAATTAACTAGTAGCGAGTAGTAGCTCCTGTTATTTTCGGTACGTCTATCTATCGTCTACCCTGTGTAagcacctgttattttgggtctATCTACCCTGTAAGCACTTTATTCTGTTATAAGTCGGTAATGGAATTGAAGTGATAAGATGGAGGGCATCCCGTTCAAAACCTAAGTTCCATCATATATTAATGTATTGTATCGGGAGATTTCTGTATGTTGGATTATGCGCGGGTTGAAATCCGATTGACGAGCTTGCTGGTCGTCCCCGAAGGAGATCTAGGCGTCAATCATTATATTTAACAGAAAGAATCAAGTGGGACAACAGTCAACTAAACAAGGAGAGCAAAGCAAATTAAACGAAACCAAGGTAAAACTGTGTTTATGTCATGAAACAAGTAAGCAAAGAAACGGCAGCAGTAGCGCGCAATCGATGAATAAACTAGAATTAATGGCCGGAGATAGAAGCTGTTGGATCAACAGTTCAACACTCCCAAAACACGATAATCACAGAGCGTGCATGATTACGAACGGAAGTTCACAATCACAACTTTTAATTAAATTTTCACAAGATACTAATTGAAAAAGGTCAAACAACAATTCCCAGACAATCAGGCCGCCATTTAGACCTCTACTTCTCatataacttaatttacaaataTGATATGATCCAGAAAACCCAAAGAGTTGAGGTCAAACATTCAATGGTGAAAGGTTATTCGAAGCATAATTCTTCCACGCAGCCTAGTGCTTCAGAAGACCATATAAAATTTAACCTCTAGATAAACTTACAAAATTGTGTTCTATAGAATTAATCACTAAACATCTTACTTCAGGGAAAGAAAAACTCGACAGATGTTTTAGAAAATCAATAGTTTCTGAAGCAAGGGCAATAGTAGTAAGCAGAGccgtttttattttattttttattttttggcccTTTTGTGAAAAATATTTACGAATAGACCACTAGAGGTTTCCTTTCCGAATAGGGACCTTGACCTCGGcgccattgaaaggtcctaattggCTAGAGGGGGAGGTTAATAgtttatttaaaattctacaaatgcACTAGATAaacttgattagtaagacaaatggcGAAATGCAATTTTGCTTAGCCTATAATTGTGATGCAAGCCTCCtaaccaacaattctagttagctATGGTCTCTagtcacacaatagctatgtcactactttcTACACTAGTGAGCTAGCAAGAACGACTAATTACAACTATCAATTATCTAGATACTCAACTAGTTCTACACAAGCTACAcaagatatatatatgaaaggtaaTGCAAGAGAGGTGTTTCTTGATATACCAACGTTGTCGAGTAGAGTTGAAGCCAATCACTAATATCAAttacaatcaatcacaagatgaagcaaTATACAATATGAAGTATCCAATCACcgggagacaagatgacacaatgatttttctctcgaggttcacttgtgcatgttggtatatttaagacgcacatagataaatccgcaagcgcacggataccgctgtagcttccACCCGGAGGTTTTTAaatatcgtatccacagggaaaacGTGTGAGgttaactatggtctaacttaacccgGAGTACCACAAGACTTAAAAAGGTCGAGAGTGTAGAGGAGATACTAAGGTCTTCGCGTTCTAATCtcagtaagctatgtcttctactgttctatctggggacattacttaaggaaagacaccaacagaggatgcttCCTTAGCAACCAggtcctacttgccctacaaacgggaggtggactacaaaggattcaacgaacTAGGAATATATAGAGTAATGTCCTATATATCGTAGCTATCACACTCGcgatctaccaccgatccggaatgcagggtgcatccacgattaacctaagtctaagcaccacgcttacacctcGGCTAATGCTCTACTCCCTCTAGAgcaggaataaagcactcaaaagagtcacgaaccagaagaataatataaacaatGTTGCTTAATGAAATAAGAAGTTAATTA
It encodes:
- the LOC136509730 gene encoding uncharacterized protein yields the protein MSSPAPAGDSPQSPTLEQRVYDKHRGSVVHLVAERATKEGWKVGSGTGFIVHNDGTSCLVLTCAHLIKESKRLSVRFGADRIASARLVHVSEPVDLALLRVQGASVCTPLEFSDEADLSGKEVVVMGFIGLDKSSICIDPGTSRGHILGEAVVTRTGSGDLLEFFTTNLSAAKGMSGSPVFLEDNVAGVLFGNDAALINVLTVASVKAAMKTWARRKQVPEMTIRDMLQVIAEKLSRPN